The proteins below are encoded in one region of Methanosarcina barkeri 3:
- a CDS encoding MTH865 family protein, with protein MDVKEEVYEQILEILKNAKFPINTMDELIAALPEGLDTTCMIGDVEVTAREAEGLITEKDFPLKDAKHVAGLMVERAGL; from the coding sequence ATGGACGTAAAGGAAGAAGTTTACGAACAAATCCTTGAAATTCTTAAAAATGCAAAATTTCCCATAAACACGATGGATGAGTTGATTGCTGCCTTGCCCGAAGGGCTTGACACCACATGCATGATAGGTGATGTTGAAGTTACTGCAAGAGAGGCAGAAGGTCTGATTACTGAAAAGGATTTCCCGCTGAAAGATGCAAAACATGTGGCAGGTCTAATGGTCGAAAGAGCCGGACTGTAA
- a CDS encoding class I SAM-dependent methyltransferase, whose protein sequence is MTAQENQIKQTITRIWDVSSETYDSHEGHGIKSEAEREAWKNVFKNLLPPGRLKVLDVGCGTCEIGLLFAEMGHHVTGLDLSEKMLSKAREKASKRKFNSVFKKGDAEAPPFKAGSFDIVVNRHLLWTLPHPDIAVQNWKKVLVDGGKLIVIDGVWNDGSIETNARRLVSDFCTLLVERRNPRKGHYSRELDSELPNRHGVPPEKMLEYFRAAGFKNIKDIDLKDIMNLQKENMPFRKRIAFNYNYHLIYGEK, encoded by the coding sequence ATGACAGCTCAGGAAAACCAGATCAAACAGACTATTACCCGAATATGGGACGTTTCATCCGAGACATATGACAGCCATGAAGGGCATGGGATCAAGAGTGAAGCTGAAAGAGAAGCCTGGAAAAATGTGTTTAAAAACCTGCTTCCTCCAGGCAGGCTGAAGGTGCTTGACGTAGGCTGCGGAACATGCGAAATCGGGCTACTGTTTGCTGAAATGGGACACCACGTTACAGGCCTTGACCTTTCGGAAAAAATGCTCTCTAAAGCCAGGGAAAAAGCCTCTAAAAGGAAGTTCAACAGTGTTTTCAAAAAAGGGGATGCTGAGGCTCCTCCTTTTAAAGCAGGGTCGTTTGATATTGTTGTCAATCGCCACCTCCTCTGGACTCTTCCGCATCCTGATATCGCGGTCCAGAACTGGAAAAAAGTACTCGTGGATGGGGGAAAACTTATTGTTATTGACGGAGTCTGGAACGACGGTTCAATCGAAACAAATGCAAGGCGACTTGTAAGTGATTTCTGTACTTTGCTTGTTGAAAGAAGGAATCCTAGAAAAGGGCATTATTCCAGAGAACTCGACAGTGAGCTTCCAAACAGGCATGGAGTCCCTCCTGAAAAAATGCTTGAATATTTCAGGGCTGCAGGATTCAAAAATATAAAAGATATTGACCTGAAAGATATCATGAACCTTCAGAAAGAGAATATGCCATTTCGGAAACGGATAGCCTTTAATTACAACTACCATTTAATCTATGGGGAAAAGTAA
- a CDS encoding DUF5803 family protein, with protein sequence MRTKIVFMLLALLVVLVSGCMEQKKEIVIDKPGNISNYEFEIFQNESGNQTLANTTTYYLMKNDTKVQVVNMVVNTSKLEIYPPDILDGGSDETPIQNFVQLVSPTNETVPNPQTFQELSNRNETSAINYTLTQEVIQGMKVINLEFKEPVTGFVAYTLRNSGNQRFTFVKHDSEFIRVVLPEGYVTGNRVFGIARPEPSSVTYDEKGRQTLLWISSKMGDREKTIQVKYYIQSAPLLFSAAIIALLCGVGLVLLHYVKSKKELEAVRGILDLEKEYERKQRKRK encoded by the coding sequence ATGAGAACGAAAATCGTGTTTATGCTTCTTGCCCTGCTTGTGGTCTTAGTATCGGGCTGTATGGAGCAAAAAAAGGAAATTGTCATAGATAAGCCTGGCAATATTTCTAACTATGAATTTGAGATTTTTCAGAACGAATCAGGCAATCAAACGCTTGCAAATACCACTACCTACTACCTGATGAAAAACGATACAAAAGTACAGGTTGTCAATATGGTAGTAAATACCAGCAAGCTTGAGATCTATCCTCCCGACATTCTGGATGGCGGATCAGATGAGACTCCTATTCAAAATTTCGTACAGCTTGTGAGCCCGACAAACGAGACTGTACCTAACCCGCAAACGTTTCAAGAACTTTCTAACAGAAACGAAACTTCGGCTATTAACTATACCCTGACTCAGGAAGTTATCCAGGGTATGAAAGTTATAAACCTGGAGTTCAAGGAACCAGTTACAGGTTTTGTTGCGTATACTCTCAGGAATTCGGGAAATCAGAGATTTACATTTGTTAAACACGATTCCGAATTCATTCGCGTAGTACTTCCGGAAGGATATGTTACCGGCAACAGGGTATTCGGGATAGCAAGGCCTGAGCCTTCAAGTGTAACTTATGATGAAAAAGGAAGGCAAACCCTCCTGTGGATTTCCTCTAAGATGGGAGACCGGGAAAAAACCATTCAGGTGAAATACTATATCCAATCAGCCCCCCTGCTGTTCTCAGCCGCAATTATAGCCCTGCTCTGTGGAGTTGGCCTTGTACTTTTACATTATGTAAAAAGTAAAAAGGAACTTGAAGCTGTTAGAGGAATTCTCGATCTGGAAAAAGAATATGAGAGGAAACAGCGAAAAAGGAAATGA
- a CDS encoding ABC transporter ATP-binding protein, producing MSLPILAVNELAMSFGTLEVFRSVSFSVDRGETLGLFGKSGSGKTTIGKCIVGLERPTGGEIRVQGANILNMGKKEFRKLRPKIQIIFQHPETSLDPRMKAFENLIEPLKLHSGLKQDALFKRGEELAELTGLRPEHLARYPIQLSGGEIQRIVLARIMALSPDFIVADEPTSMLDVSVQAQILRLMQKLQRETGVSYLLISHDLEVLRKVCHRIAYLDNGTITSIENIKRDVKR from the coding sequence GTGTCACTTCCAATCCTTGCAGTAAACGAACTGGCAATGAGTTTCGGGACTTTGGAGGTGTTCAGGAGTGTCAGTTTTTCAGTAGATCGCGGAGAAACCCTGGGACTTTTCGGAAAAAGCGGATCCGGAAAAACTACGATTGGCAAATGTATTGTAGGGCTTGAAAGGCCCACTGGAGGCGAAATCCGTGTTCAGGGAGCGAATATACTGAACATGGGAAAAAAGGAGTTCAGGAAACTACGCCCTAAAATACAGATTATTTTCCAGCATCCTGAGACTTCCCTTGATCCCCGCATGAAAGCCTTTGAAAACCTTATAGAGCCTCTGAAACTCCATTCAGGGTTAAAGCAAGATGCTCTCTTTAAGCGGGGAGAGGAACTGGCAGAGCTTACAGGTTTGCGCCCTGAACACCTTGCTCGTTATCCTATTCAGCTCAGCGGAGGGGAGATACAGAGGATAGTACTCGCAAGGATCATGGCTTTATCTCCCGATTTTATAGTTGCCGACGAGCCCACATCCATGCTTGATGTTTCAGTACAGGCCCAGATCCTGCGCCTTATGCAGAAACTTCAGAGGGAAACAGGTGTTTCCTACCTGCTGATCTCGCATGATCTTGAGGTGTTAAGGAAGGTCTGCCACAGGATTGCTTATCTCGATAACGGGACCATTACTTCAATTGAAAATATAAAGAGAGATGTTAAAAGATGA
- a CDS encoding ABC transporter permease — MDNVFTNRLRKKNFSLPEAYGSQFVKRVFQRKDMLFALAALLLFAGLSIFAPLLSPYDPNAIDLKNKNLNPSEEHILGTDYLGRDLLSRILIGARTSLSIASGVVLISLFLGTATGCAAGYYGGFVDESISRVTDIFLSFPSVIFALTIMGALGTGVFNLMLALSIVHWAKYARMMRGQVLSIKKQEFVLSAITGGAGDFYIIRKHIVPNAIATLFVLATIDFGHVILSIATLSFLGIGLPADVPEWGAMLSAGKEFMRTAPYQTIFPGLAITFIVIIFSILGDGMRDILDPNHDGGEID, encoded by the coding sequence ATGGACAATGTATTTACTAATAGGTTAAGAAAAAAGAATTTTTCGCTTCCTGAAGCTTACGGAAGTCAATTTGTAAAAAGAGTTTTTCAAAGAAAAGATATGCTTTTTGCACTGGCAGCTCTTTTGCTTTTTGCCGGACTTTCCATTTTTGCCCCCCTACTTTCTCCTTATGACCCTAATGCAATTGACCTGAAAAACAAGAACCTGAACCCTTCAGAGGAGCACATCCTGGGTACTGATTATCTTGGAAGAGATCTCCTGAGTCGAATCCTTATAGGGGCCCGGACTTCTCTTTCAATTGCTTCAGGAGTAGTGCTGATTTCCCTGTTTCTTGGAACTGCCACAGGTTGTGCAGCAGGCTATTACGGAGGCTTTGTGGATGAAAGCATCTCCAGGGTTACAGATATCTTCCTTTCTTTTCCCAGTGTCATCTTTGCCCTCACTATTATGGGGGCACTTGGGACTGGGGTTTTCAACCTGATGCTTGCTCTCTCCATAGTTCACTGGGCAAAGTATGCCAGGATGATGCGAGGTCAGGTACTTTCTATCAAAAAACAGGAATTTGTCCTTTCCGCCATAACGGGTGGGGCCGGAGATTTCTACATAATCCGCAAGCATATTGTGCCCAATGCCATAGCTACTCTCTTCGTGCTTGCCACAATTGACTTCGGGCATGTAATTCTTTCTATTGCTACACTGAGTTTTCTCGGAATAGGGCTTCCTGCCGATGTGCCTGAATGGGGAGCAATGCTTTCTGCAGGAAAGGAATTCATGAGGACAGCCCCTTACCAGACGATCTTTCCAGGGCTTGCAATAACTTTCATTGTGATCATCTTCAGCATCCTTGGGGATGGAATGAGGGATATCCTTGACCCAAACCACGACGGGGGTGAAATCGATTGA
- a CDS encoding type IV pilin, with amino-acid sequence MKVWGKLRTEYYFSFKSTSEAVAPITGSLLMLSILVILASTVAVTFYNTAGESTQSLMAKISLESCEGGLPNAATGQNASFENNKIVLIHKGGRPLPLDAISIKIFGYGKSYRPAIEPGTKGFLTGNISLFYLDLSVYGKNSTCYNINNKATLEDSLWSVGEKLVLCGQDSAIGTTKSSVKVSVDGDSDTSDNYGFKVGSEIILKVIDTKSSNVIAEQKAFVKHYED; translated from the coding sequence ATGAAAGTCTGGGGAAAATTACGAACTGAATATTACTTTTCGTTTAAATCAACATCTGAAGCCGTAGCCCCTATTACAGGTTCTCTTCTTATGTTAAGTATCCTGGTTATACTTGCAAGTACGGTTGCCGTAACATTCTATAATACTGCTGGGGAAAGCACCCAATCCCTGATGGCAAAGATTTCACTTGAATCATGCGAAGGCGGACTTCCTAATGCAGCGACAGGCCAAAATGCATCTTTTGAGAATAATAAGATTGTACTTATACACAAAGGAGGCAGACCTCTTCCTCTTGATGCTATATCCATAAAGATTTTTGGATATGGAAAGTCTTACAGGCCTGCTATTGAACCGGGTACAAAGGGTTTTCTTACAGGAAATATTTCTCTTTTTTACCTGGATTTGAGCGTCTATGGAAAAAATTCTACATGTTATAATATTAATAACAAAGCTACTCTTGAAGACAGCTTATGGAGTGTCGGAGAAAAACTTGTTCTCTGTGGGCAGGATAGTGCAATAGGGACCACTAAATCCAGTGTAAAAGTTAGTGTGGATGGGGACAGTGACACTTCCGATAATTACGGATTCAAGGTAGGTTCTGAAATTATCCTTAAGGTTATTGACACAAAAAGCAGCAATGTTATTGCTGAACAAAAGGCTTTTGTAAAACATTATGAAGATTAA
- a CDS encoding ABC transporter substrate-binding protein has translation MKCKNSPLIILLIIMLTCAFLTTSGCSSKDENGTGDAVSGMEVTSGSDNASQPEGGSENNTLVLGEMWDIESIDPINGDGTLICEKAAITETLVGANEDFSLKPELATSWEQLDENTWEFKLRNNVTFHDGSKMTAKEVKFTLEKVISENSKVASMLKIDSIEVVDDYTLKIKTKEINPILPGVLHYPDTAIISPSSYNEKGELVKPVGTGPYKFESFDEQTRVLTVVKNENWWGGKVGLDKLILKGIPDPNTRAMAIENGEVDFTVDVPYSETDRIDTIDGINVEKYKTPRVYKLDLNLKHEPLEDVRVRQAMSYAINRSDIAENVLYNVGEAAAGPFLPTMVWANKSLKPYSQNLEKANELLTAAGWVDTDGDGIRDKDGKPLKLNLMTYAARPGLPPMAEAMAAQLREAGIGIETEVMEMGSIDDRREKGNWDLYLAAYNIAMVPDPEYILTNWYTTNGTDNTPGYSNPKVDSLITEARKITDPNERYKKFNEVEAIVYDEQPMIIVAYYGCAIVKKDYVKGYVFDPTAHDYRINAGMYLENKS, from the coding sequence ATGAAATGTAAAAACTCCCCCTTGATTATATTGTTAATTATCATGCTTACCTGTGCCTTCCTGACGACTTCAGGATGCAGCAGTAAAGACGAAAATGGAACAGGAGATGCAGTTTCCGGGATGGAAGTAACCTCCGGTTCGGATAACGCCTCCCAGCCGGAAGGAGGCTCTGAAAATAATACACTCGTACTTGGTGAAATGTGGGACATCGAATCGATTGATCCTATTAATGGAGATGGTACCCTTATCTGCGAGAAAGCTGCAATAACCGAAACTCTCGTTGGTGCCAATGAAGATTTCTCACTTAAGCCCGAGCTTGCAACTTCCTGGGAACAGCTTGATGAAAATACCTGGGAATTTAAGCTACGAAATAATGTTACTTTCCATGACGGAAGCAAAATGACTGCAAAAGAAGTAAAGTTCACTCTGGAAAAAGTCATCTCGGAAAACTCGAAAGTTGCTTCCATGTTAAAAATAGACTCTATAGAAGTAGTTGACGACTATACTCTTAAAATCAAAACCAAAGAAATCAATCCTATCCTTCCTGGAGTTCTACATTATCCTGATACCGCTATAATAAGTCCCTCTTCTTATAATGAAAAAGGAGAACTTGTTAAACCTGTTGGAACGGGCCCGTATAAATTCGAATCCTTTGATGAACAGACCAGAGTTCTGACAGTTGTAAAGAACGAAAACTGGTGGGGAGGAAAAGTAGGGCTTGATAAACTGATCCTTAAGGGGATACCTGACCCGAACACAAGAGCAATGGCAATTGAAAACGGAGAAGTTGACTTTACTGTCGATGTACCGTATAGTGAAACTGACAGGATTGACACCATAGACGGCATTAATGTAGAGAAATACAAAACGCCAAGAGTCTACAAACTTGACCTGAATCTGAAGCATGAACCCCTTGAAGATGTCAGAGTAAGGCAGGCCATGTCCTATGCCATTAACAGGTCTGATATCGCAGAAAATGTGCTATATAATGTAGGAGAAGCTGCTGCAGGTCCTTTCCTGCCCACAATGGTCTGGGCAAATAAGAGTCTGAAGCCCTACAGCCAGAATCTTGAGAAAGCTAATGAGCTTCTGACAGCTGCAGGCTGGGTGGACACTGATGGGGACGGGATAAGGGATAAGGACGGAAAACCTCTCAAGCTCAACCTGATGACTTATGCTGCAAGGCCCGGACTACCTCCAATGGCTGAAGCTATGGCTGCCCAGTTAAGGGAGGCAGGCATAGGCATAGAGACAGAAGTTATGGAAATGGGGTCAATAGATGACAGAAGGGAAAAAGGCAACTGGGATCTCTATCTCGCCGCTTACAATATTGCAATGGTTCCCGATCCGGAATATATTCTCACGAACTGGTACACGACAAACGGAACTGACAATACGCCAGGATATTCCAATCCTAAAGTAGACTCCCTGATAACTGAAGCCAGAAAAATCACGGATCCAAATGAACGCTATAAAAAGTTCAATGAGGTAGAGGCTATCGTTTATGATGAACAGCCCATGATCATAGTGGCTTATTACGGTTGTGCAATAGTAAAGAAAGATTATGTAAAAGGGTATGTTTTCGATCCGACAGCTCATGACTACCGCATAAATGCGGGCATGTATTTGGAAAATAAAAGCTGA
- a CDS encoding FmdE family protein, with the protein MYKLNKNSDEEKRQMETILKQVKDPELLSQIEKVVPFHGFLTSGALIGIQMLNIAKRELDVQNGERIYVTCETKSCMPDPFQILAGATIGNNGLKIMNFGKMAVTVNKQAPEGANNVKGIRIILDPEKTKDYPKLHAWFLNTEKLPHVEVLPILLAAGEKVYSWKFVDIEVSVRKKKRIQCCKNCGEMFIQHDNELLCGGCTE; encoded by the coding sequence GTGTACAAATTGAATAAAAATTCAGATGAAGAAAAACGCCAGATGGAGACGATTCTGAAGCAGGTAAAGGATCCCGAACTACTTTCACAGATTGAAAAGGTTGTCCCCTTTCACGGCTTCCTGACCTCTGGGGCATTAATCGGTATCCAGATGCTCAATATCGCAAAACGGGAACTCGATGTTCAGAACGGGGAACGCATATACGTGACCTGCGAAACGAAAAGCTGCATGCCTGACCCATTCCAGATCCTTGCCGGAGCTACCATCGGAAACAACGGATTAAAGATCATGAACTTTGGGAAAATGGCGGTCACGGTAAATAAGCAGGCACCTGAAGGAGCTAACAACGTAAAAGGGATCCGAATTATTCTCGACCCTGAGAAAACAAAGGATTACCCCAAACTTCACGCCTGGTTCCTGAATACTGAAAAGCTCCCTCATGTAGAAGTTTTACCAATTCTCCTGGCTGCAGGAGAAAAAGTATACTCCTGGAAGTTTGTGGACATCGAGGTTTCGGTACGCAAAAAAAAGAGGATACAGTGCTGCAAAAATTGCGGTGAAATGTTCATTCAACATGATAACGAGCTGCTGTGCGGCGGTTGCACAGAATAA
- a CDS encoding ABC transporter ATP-binding protein, whose amino-acid sequence MSLLEIKDLSVEFSAGENTVKAVSHVFFKVGEGETLGIIGESGSGKSVIGLALLRLLPANANVSGAVFFQGQDLFSLRPSELRKIRGKRISLMPQNPAGALNPVLKNRLQIEEVFEERGIDKKEGMKKSLRLMKKLLLRDPEKLCNLYPHQLSGGMRQRLIACMSLSFEPELVIADEPTKGLDPEAKEGAVELFTKIKNDYGKTMLLITHDLDLALEVCDRIAVMYAGEIVELDKASKVLNAPSHPYTKGLVRAQPRNGLVPLSGQSPSRISLPDGCFFHERCRYSSIECFRKHPEMKNHNGGWIRCHFQSLQ is encoded by the coding sequence TTGAGTTTGCTTGAAATAAAAGATCTTTCGGTAGAGTTTTCTGCAGGAGAGAACACTGTAAAAGCAGTTTCTCACGTCTTCTTTAAGGTAGGGGAAGGAGAAACTCTCGGGATAATTGGGGAAAGCGGCTCAGGAAAATCCGTTATTGGCCTTGCCTTGCTAAGGCTTCTTCCGGCAAACGCAAATGTTTCAGGAGCGGTGTTTTTCCAAGGACAGGATCTTTTTTCTCTGAGACCCTCAGAACTCAGGAAAATTAGGGGAAAACGTATTTCTCTTATGCCCCAGAACCCTGCTGGAGCCCTGAACCCTGTCCTGAAAAACAGGCTTCAGATAGAGGAAGTTTTCGAAGAAAGAGGTATTGACAAAAAAGAGGGAATGAAAAAATCTCTGAGGCTTATGAAAAAACTCCTTTTAAGAGATCCTGAAAAACTCTGCAATCTCTATCCCCACCAGTTATCTGGAGGCATGAGGCAGCGGTTGATAGCTTGTATGTCTCTTTCTTTTGAACCCGAACTTGTGATTGCGGATGAACCTACAAAAGGGCTGGATCCCGAGGCAAAGGAAGGAGCAGTGGAACTTTTTACTAAAATTAAAAATGATTATGGGAAGACAATGCTCCTGATCACCCATGATCTCGATCTGGCTCTTGAGGTATGCGACCGGATAGCTGTGATGTATGCAGGAGAGATTGTAGAACTGGATAAGGCTTCAAAGGTTTTGAACGCACCTTCTCATCCCTATACAAAAGGGCTTGTCCGGGCTCAGCCAAGAAACGGACTTGTTCCCCTTAGCGGGCAGAGCCCTAGCAGGATAAGCCTTCCCGATGGCTGTTTTTTCCATGAGAGGTGCAGATACTCGAGTATTGAGTGTTTCAGAAAACACCCTGAAATGAAAAACCATAACGGAGGCTGGATCAGGTGTCACTTCCAATCCTTGCAGTAA
- a CDS encoding iron ABC transporter substrate-binding protein — translation MNRKVYIISLLALLLPVAMLCGCVENTDQQAVPNSRTELQNSSTVQITDMLGRQLTVPEEISSTIGTSSPPAILVYMLAPDKLAAWNSRQNFTHPFMDENYSNLPVIGNWLGTKTGNYETIIDMHPDIVIESTSTDGGTNEVIERRQENLGSIPVVAINDSILFVTQSDPTIEYVGKLLNCEAQAKKLIEFRSSILNEINNTVKDIPEDQKVRVYYAEGPKGLMTDPSGSQHSQVIDICGGINVADCPLTPESGMTQVSIEQVMNWNPQVIITSNPQFYSTVYSDSLWKNVDAVQKKRVYLAPQNPFCWIDRPQGPHLILGTAWTAKMLYPDRFADMNLSELTHEFYSEFFHYDLKDKELNMLLNPATET, via the coding sequence ATGAATCGAAAAGTATATATTATATCGCTTCTCGCCCTCCTGCTCCCAGTTGCTATGCTATGTGGATGTGTAGAAAATACGGATCAACAGGCTGTACCGAACTCAAGAACCGAGCTTCAGAACTCAAGTACCGTGCAGATAACCGACATGCTGGGAAGGCAGTTAACCGTGCCTGAGGAAATATCCTCGACTATAGGCACTTCTTCGCCTCCTGCTATCCTTGTGTATATGCTTGCTCCGGACAAACTTGCAGCCTGGAACTCCAGGCAAAATTTCACCCATCCCTTCATGGATGAAAATTACTCAAATCTGCCTGTAATAGGAAACTGGTTAGGAACCAAGACCGGAAACTATGAAACTATAATTGATATGCATCCTGACATTGTTATTGAAAGTACCTCCACGGACGGAGGAACTAATGAAGTTATAGAACGCAGGCAGGAAAATCTCGGCAGCATTCCTGTGGTGGCTATTAATGATTCTATTCTTTTTGTGACACAGTCCGATCCTACTATCGAATATGTAGGCAAGCTGCTTAATTGTGAAGCTCAGGCAAAAAAACTGATTGAATTCCGCAGTTCAATTCTTAACGAGATAAACAATACTGTAAAAGACATTCCCGAGGACCAGAAAGTACGCGTTTATTATGCCGAAGGTCCAAAGGGACTAATGACCGATCCATCAGGTTCGCAACATTCTCAGGTAATTGATATTTGTGGAGGTATCAATGTTGCCGACTGTCCTCTCACGCCCGAAAGCGGCATGACTCAGGTCTCAATAGAACAGGTTATGAACTGGAATCCTCAGGTAATTATCACTTCCAATCCGCAGTTCTATTCGACAGTTTACTCTGATTCTCTCTGGAAAAATGTGGATGCTGTTCAGAAAAAACGAGTGTATCTCGCACCTCAGAATCCTTTTTGCTGGATTGACAGGCCTCAGGGCCCTCACCTTATCCTCGGAACTGCCTGGACTGCAAAAATGCTGTATCCTGATCGGTTTGCAGATATGAACCTCTCCGAATTGACTCATGAATTCTACTCGGAATTCTTCCACTATGACCTTAAGGATAAAGAACTTAACATGCTCCTTAATCCTGCAACCGAAACCTGA
- a CDS encoding class I SAM-dependent methyltransferase has protein sequence MSSSEIQIKEMVAHKWDLASETFDTHAGHGIQSQKERDAWKRAFLKVFPEKSLKILDVGCGTGELSLLFAEMGHEVAGIDISGQMLKIAKAKAEACGADIAFREGDAENPPFDTSSFDIVFSRHLLWTLPNPKAAVENWKRVLRKNGKVVIIDGVWDSGTLESRVRRNAGALLTLLLERKDPRKGHSGYSDELKAQLPHSGGAPLEKVKEYLLNSGFENLQVFDLKEVRDAQKEKMPLGERIVRSYQYYLICGRK, from the coding sequence ATGTCTTCTTCAGAAATCCAGATAAAAGAGATGGTAGCCCATAAGTGGGATCTTGCATCCGAGACTTTTGATACTCATGCAGGGCATGGGATCCAGAGTCAAAAAGAAAGAGATGCCTGGAAGCGTGCTTTCTTGAAGGTTTTCCCGGAAAAAAGCTTGAAAATTCTTGATGTTGGCTGCGGGACAGGAGAGTTAAGTTTACTATTTGCTGAAATGGGGCATGAGGTCGCAGGAATTGATATTTCCGGACAAATGCTGAAAATTGCAAAAGCAAAAGCTGAAGCCTGCGGAGCTGACATAGCCTTTAGGGAAGGGGATGCAGAAAACCCTCCTTTTGATACATCTTCTTTTGACATTGTGTTCAGCCGTCATCTTCTCTGGACACTCCCAAATCCAAAAGCAGCTGTGGAGAACTGGAAACGAGTTCTGCGGAAGAATGGGAAAGTCGTGATTATCGACGGAGTGTGGGACAGCGGGACACTGGAGTCCAGAGTTCGAAGAAACGCAGGTGCTCTTTTGACACTGCTCCTTGAAAGAAAAGACCCCCGAAAAGGGCACTCTGGCTATTCTGATGAACTCAAAGCCCAGCTCCCGCATTCCGGAGGAGCTCCGCTTGAAAAAGTAAAGGAGTACCTTTTGAATTCAGGCTTTGAAAATCTCCAGGTTTTTGACCTGAAAGAAGTAAGAGATGCCCAGAAAGAGAAGATGCCGTTGGGTGAACGGATTGTACGCAGTTACCAGTACTATCTCATTTGCGGCCGAAAATAA
- a CDS encoding ABC transporter permease codes for MKYFIKRVGFMALTIFAVCALTFFLMNVIPGGTAKLVLKHTFVGLEESVTEEQLNQISDKYDLDDPLYLQFFRWIKEAVLRGDIGTSYVFKKPVLYLLALRLPATIQLAVMSMLIAILAGVSLGIYSAIRENKISDHILRIVTLFGVSMPGFWVALLLILIFSLRLKLVPVTGYGSLENLLLPAAALSLHSVAAVMRVTRTSMLETLGQEYIRFAKAKGLPLWKIVSRHALKNAMLPVITVIGFQMGGLLGGTVVIEKIFAWPGIGSLLVDSISARDLPVVQGCVLAIVMMFLFVHFLVDMLYTHLDPRIRYG; via the coding sequence ATGAAATATTTCATAAAAAGGGTAGGTTTCATGGCACTTACGATTTTTGCAGTTTGTGCTTTGACCTTTTTCCTTATGAATGTAATTCCTGGAGGCACGGCTAAGTTAGTCCTCAAGCACACATTCGTGGGCCTGGAAGAAAGCGTAACAGAAGAACAGCTTAACCAGATTTCAGATAAATATGACCTGGATGACCCTCTTTACCTGCAGTTTTTCAGGTGGATTAAAGAAGCAGTATTAAGAGGGGACATAGGAACCTCCTATGTTTTCAAAAAGCCAGTTCTTTACCTTCTGGCTTTACGCCTTCCAGCAACTATTCAGCTCGCTGTGATGAGTATGCTAATTGCAATACTTGCAGGAGTAAGTCTGGGAATTTACTCAGCTATCAGGGAAAACAAAATTTCGGATCACATTCTTAGGATTGTGACTCTCTTTGGAGTTTCAATGCCTGGTTTCTGGGTAGCCCTGCTTCTTATTCTGATATTTTCCCTGAGGCTGAAACTTGTACCTGTGACTGGTTACGGGAGTCTGGAAAATCTGCTTTTGCCCGCTGCAGCACTTTCTCTTCATTCCGTTGCTGCGGTTATGAGAGTTACAAGGACAAGCATGCTTGAGACCCTGGGACAGGAATATATCAGGTTTGCAAAAGCCAAAGGGCTTCCTTTATGGAAAATCGTAAGCAGGCATGCGCTTAAAAATGCAATGCTACCTGTTATCACAGTTATTGGTTTTCAGATGGGAGGCTTGCTTGGAGGGACTGTTGTGATTGAAAAGATCTTTGCCTGGCCAGGGATAGGAAGCTTGCTTGTAGACTCGATTTCTGCCAGGGATTTGCCTGTGGTCCAGGGCTGTGTGCTTGCGATCGTTATGATGTTCCTCTTTGTGCATTTCCTTGTGGATATGCTCTATACGCATCTGGACCCACGGATAAGGTACGGCTGA
- a CDS encoding signal recognition particle protein Srp19, whose translation MRDRGKLVIWPVYLDQTKSRSSGRIISRKNAIREPQLNEIKEAARQLGLNPEVEPEKAYPKSWWEISGRVLVDNNGPKTVVAKQIALAIKKIRGPESSAKT comes from the coding sequence ATGAGAGATAGGGGAAAACTTGTAATCTGGCCAGTATATCTCGACCAGACAAAATCAAGGAGCAGCGGCAGAATTATCTCCAGGAAAAACGCGATAAGGGAACCGCAGCTTAATGAGATTAAAGAAGCAGCCCGACAACTTGGCCTGAATCCCGAAGTAGAGCCTGAAAAAGCCTATCCCAAATCCTGGTGGGAAATAAGCGGGAGAGTGCTCGTGGATAATAATGGTCCGAAAACAGTTGTTGCAAAACAGATAGCTTTAGCCATAAAGAAGATTCGAGGTCCGGAGAGTTCAGCCAAGACCTAA